The Altererythrobacter sp. CAU 1644 genome has a window encoding:
- the secB gene encoding protein-export chaperone SecB — translation MADEGDVLTDIDTAAAANGADTGPAAGIITQYVKDMSVENPNAPAVYQWTEQPQIDLQFNIGADTVNEEITEVELKINLSATTSQGNAYLVELVYCGLVGIRNMPEDRKHAFLFAEAPRLLFPFARRVIADAVRDAGFPPLMMDPIDFNGLYLQQLAAKQQQDTTAAGETPPAGEA, via the coding sequence ATGGCCGACGAAGGCGACGTCCTCACCGATATCGATACCGCAGCAGCAGCCAATGGCGCCGACACCGGCCCGGCCGCCGGAATCATCACGCAATATGTCAAGGACATGTCGGTCGAAAACCCAAATGCTCCGGCTGTCTACCAGTGGACCGAGCAGCCGCAGATCGACCTGCAGTTCAACATCGGCGCTGACACGGTCAACGAAGAGATCACCGAGGTCGAACTCAAGATTAACCTCTCCGCCACCACTTCGCAGGGCAATGCCTATCTGGTCGAGCTGGTCTATTGCGGCCTCGTCGGCATTCGCAACATGCCCGAAGATCGCAAGCACGCCTTCCTGTTTGCAGAGGCTCCGCGCCTGCTGTTCCCCTTCGCCCGCCGCGTAATCGCCGACGCCGTCCGCGATGCCGGTTTCCCGCCGCTGATGATGGACCCGATCGACTTCAACGGTCTCTACCTCCAGCAGCTCGCCGCGAAACAACAGCAGGACACCACCGCCGCAGGCGAAACACCGCCCGCCGGCGAAGCCTGA
- a CDS encoding cytochrome b, which yields MFKIVLMGHRYTGVARGFHWIIALLLVCQIALGMLADDASPPRSWHYLDAHAQLGITLFGLMLLRVAWRLGHPPPPLPARTPVWQALLAGSVHGAIYVLVLLLPITGYALWMWDQRMVRLYGLFPLPLVDTSSVAEFWRSLAGYAHEWGFYVLCGLLTLHIGAAAVHELLLRDRLVRERML from the coding sequence ATGTTCAAGATCGTGCTCATGGGACACAGATATACTGGCGTTGCGCGCGGTTTCCACTGGATCATCGCATTACTTTTAGTGTGCCAGATCGCCTTGGGAATGTTAGCCGATGATGCAAGCCCGCCGCGATCGTGGCATTATCTCGACGCGCATGCCCAGTTGGGGATTACGCTCTTCGGTCTGATGCTGTTGCGGGTCGCATGGCGGCTAGGTCATCCACCACCACCGCTTCCCGCGCGCACTCCTGTCTGGCAGGCGCTCCTTGCGGGAAGCGTCCATGGTGCGATCTACGTGCTGGTTCTGTTGCTGCCAATTACCGGTTATGCTTTGTGGATGTGGGACCAGCGCATGGTGCGGCTCTATGGCCTGTTCCCGCTGCCTTTGGTCGACACCTCTTCGGTGGCCGAATTCTGGCGCTCGCTGGCCGGATACGCCCACGAATGGGGATTCTACGTCCTGTGTGGCCTGCTAACATTGCATATCGGCGCAGCCGCGGTGCACGAGCTTCTTCTGCGCGACCGCCTCGTGCGCGAGAGGATGCTCTAG
- the murJ gene encoding murein biosynthesis integral membrane protein MurJ produces MSLLKNVGTIGGLTAVSRIFGFVRDILLARVLGAGGVADAWQLAFQLPNLFRRLFAEGAFASAFVPLFNRHMTEGEPEARRFASEVLAILLPILVFFGGLMMLGMPWILWLFANADLRADSENYALAVTMGQIAFPYLMFMSLATLTAAVLNSLSRFAAAAAAPIILNICLITALTWGAIQADSEATRQMTGMFLAIAVSVSGLLQLLWLGFWMRRAGFGIPFARPRVTQRVKEMGVLIIPAVFGAGVYQISRFIDLAFIRGLPDGSLTYMAMADRWNQLPLGIIGIALGTAILPALSRFIAREENDEAQRLQSNAIELAMLLTVPAAVALFFTGSAFVRVFMQSGAFTMEDAAITGTVVSGLVIGLPAYVLVKVLTPNFFARKDTRTPVITAAISLVVTVALNLYLVPRIGVLALAVSGSIGAWVNTVLLYGILARRGFFSMSQRVAGRIGRIVLAAAPMGAALWYAMQMGDPYFTGTTAERGFSILALAAIGIATYGISAALLGVLDKATVQRLMRRQA; encoded by the coding sequence GTGAGCCTGCTCAAGAATGTGGGGACCATCGGCGGGCTGACCGCGGTCAGCCGCATTTTCGGCTTCGTCCGCGACATCCTGCTCGCCCGGGTGCTCGGCGCGGGCGGGGTCGCGGATGCCTGGCAACTCGCGTTCCAGCTTCCCAACCTGTTTCGCCGCTTGTTTGCGGAAGGCGCCTTTGCCAGCGCCTTCGTGCCGCTGTTCAACCGGCACATGACCGAGGGAGAGCCGGAGGCGCGGCGGTTCGCCAGCGAAGTGCTCGCGATCCTGCTGCCGATCCTGGTGTTCTTCGGCGGGTTGATGATGCTGGGAATGCCGTGGATCCTGTGGCTCTTCGCCAATGCCGACCTGCGCGCCGATAGCGAGAATTACGCGCTGGCCGTCACGATGGGGCAGATCGCCTTTCCCTATCTGATGTTCATGAGCCTGGCGACGCTGACCGCCGCCGTGCTCAACTCGCTGTCGCGCTTCGCCGCTGCCGCCGCGGCACCGATCATCCTCAACATCTGCCTGATCACCGCGCTTACCTGGGGGGCGATCCAGGCCGACAGCGAGGCGACGCGGCAGATGACCGGCATGTTCCTCGCCATCGCCGTTTCGGTCAGCGGGTTGCTGCAATTGCTGTGGCTCGGCTTCTGGATGCGCCGCGCTGGGTTTGGGATTCCCTTCGCCCGTCCGCGCGTGACCCAGCGCGTGAAGGAGATGGGCGTACTCATCATCCCCGCCGTGTTCGGCGCAGGCGTTTACCAGATCAGCCGCTTCATCGACCTGGCCTTCATCCGCGGCCTGCCCGATGGATCGCTCACTTACATGGCCATGGCCGATCGCTGGAACCAGCTGCCGCTTGGCATTATCGGCATCGCTCTCGGCACGGCGATCCTGCCCGCGCTCAGTCGGTTCATCGCGCGCGAGGAAAATGACGAGGCGCAGCGTCTGCAATCGAACGCGATTGAGCTTGCCATGCTGCTGACCGTGCCTGCCGCCGTTGCACTGTTCTTCACCGGCAGCGCCTTCGTCCGCGTGTTCATGCAGTCTGGCGCATTCACGATGGAGGATGCGGCGATCACGGGAACGGTGGTCTCGGGGCTCGTCATTGGCCTGCCCGCCTATGTGCTGGTCAAGGTACTCACACCCAATTTCTTCGCGCGCAAGGATACCCGGACCCCTGTCATCACCGCCGCGATCAGCCTGGTGGTGACAGTCGCGCTCAATCTCTACCTTGTCCCGCGGATCGGCGTGCTGGCGCTGGCCGTATCCGGATCGATCGGCGCCTGGGTGAATACCGTGCTGCTCTATGGCATCCTCGCGCGCCGAGGCTTCTTCAGCATGAGCCAGCGCGTGGCCGGTCGGATCGGGCGGATCGTGCTCGCCGCAGCGCCGATGGGGGCTGCGCTGTGGTACGCGATGCAGATGGGCGATCCCTATTTCACCGGCACGACCGCCGAACGCGGGTTCTCGATCCTGGCGCTCGCGGCGATTGGTATCGCGACCTACGGGATCAGCGCGGCGCTGCTCGGCGTACTCGACAAGGCGACCGTCCAGCGCCTAATGCGCCGCCAAGCCTAA
- the katG gene encoding catalase/peroxidase HPI yields MDAKTGEMSGGCPVHGGSMRGLLGRTNRDWWPDQLQLDILTQSGKSADPLGEDFDYCEAFNALDYNALKADLTALMTDSQAWWPADYGHYGPFFIRMAWHAAGTYRTGDGRGGASSGQQRFAPLNSWPDNGNLDKARRLLWPIKQKYGKHISWADLFILTGNVAIESMGGPVFGFGGGRKDVYEPETVYWGTEEQWVNEGVATRIRPDEGKALENPLAAIQMGLIYVNPEGPGGNPHDAEGMARDMRETFSRMAMNDEETVALTAGGHAFGKAHGAKPADSFGGAPESEHLALMGFGWLTDKDEIEKGHITTSGIEGAWTPNPTEWGNDYFRLLFKYEYELVQSPAGANQWQPINPDPEDMAPDARDPSKKVPTMMTTADMALKRDPEYRKISERFRDDQAALDDAFARAWFKLCHRDMGPKVRYMGPEVPSEDLIWQDPVPAGSTPSSGTVSDFKSKVLGSGLSVSELVKAAWASASTFRNSDHRGGANGARVRLAPQKDWAANDPEELSRVLSKLDELRGELSMADAIVLAGAAAIEKAAKDGGFDVSVDVTTGRGDASQEQTDAESFEPLEPFADGFRNYLKTKADVKTEDMLVDKAHLLGLSIPEMTALVGGMRALGAISKHAKHGNSIGVLTDRPGTLSNDFFVNLLSMDTEWSVIDDSGDEEFQGRCRKTGADKWTATRTDLVFGSNSQLRAIAEVFAESGGEQKFVDTFVKAWTKVMDADRADIAMAKYRG; encoded by the coding sequence ATGGACGCAAAGACAGGCGAAATGAGCGGCGGCTGCCCCGTACACGGCGGATCGATGCGCGGCCTGCTGGGACGCACCAATCGTGACTGGTGGCCCGATCAGCTCCAACTCGACATCCTGACGCAATCGGGCAAGAGCGCCGATCCGCTGGGCGAGGACTTCGACTATTGCGAGGCCTTCAACGCGCTCGATTACAATGCGCTCAAGGCCGACCTCACCGCGCTGATGACAGACAGCCAGGCCTGGTGGCCGGCAGACTATGGCCATTACGGCCCGTTCTTCATCCGCATGGCATGGCATGCCGCTGGTACCTATCGCACCGGCGACGGGCGCGGCGGCGCATCGAGCGGGCAGCAGCGTTTCGCTCCGCTCAACTCCTGGCCAGACAACGGCAATCTCGACAAGGCTCGCCGCCTGTTGTGGCCGATCAAGCAGAAATACGGCAAGCACATCAGCTGGGCCGACCTCTTCATCCTGACCGGCAATGTCGCGATCGAATCGATGGGTGGCCCGGTGTTCGGCTTCGGCGGTGGACGCAAGGACGTCTACGAACCCGAAACGGTCTACTGGGGAACGGAAGAACAATGGGTCAACGAGGGCGTTGCCACGCGCATCCGTCCCGATGAGGGCAAGGCGCTGGAGAACCCGCTCGCCGCGATCCAGATGGGCCTGATCTACGTCAATCCGGAAGGTCCGGGCGGCAATCCGCACGATGCCGAGGGTATGGCGCGCGACATGCGCGAGACCTTCAGCCGCATGGCGATGAACGACGAGGAAACCGTCGCGCTAACCGCGGGCGGCCACGCCTTCGGCAAGGCGCACGGCGCCAAGCCCGCCGATAGTTTCGGCGGCGCGCCCGAAAGCGAGCACCTGGCGCTGATGGGCTTCGGCTGGCTCACCGACAAGGACGAGATCGAGAAAGGCCACATCACCACCTCGGGCATCGAGGGGGCGTGGACGCCCAACCCGACCGAGTGGGGCAACGATTACTTCCGCCTGCTGTTCAAATACGAATACGAGCTCGTCCAGAGCCCGGCGGGCGCGAACCAGTGGCAGCCGATCAATCCGGACCCCGAGGACATGGCGCCCGATGCGCGCGATCCGTCCAAGAAGGTCCCGACCATGATGACCACCGCCGACATGGCGCTGAAGCGCGATCCGGAATATCGCAAGATTTCCGAGCGCTTCCGTGACGACCAGGCGGCGCTCGACGACGCCTTTGCCCGCGCATGGTTCAAGCTGTGCCACCGCGATATGGGGCCCAAGGTGCGCTACATGGGTCCCGAAGTCCCGTCAGAAGACCTGATCTGGCAGGATCCGGTACCGGCAGGCTCGACCCCTTCGTCCGGCACGGTATCGGACTTCAAGTCCAAGGTGCTCGGCAGCGGCCTGTCGGTCAGCGAACTGGTCAAGGCGGCCTGGGCCTCGGCCTCGACCTTCCGCAATTCGGACCATCGCGGCGGTGCTAATGGTGCCCGGGTCCGGCTCGCCCCGCAGAAGGATTGGGCCGCGAACGATCCGGAAGAACTGTCGCGCGTCCTGTCGAAGCTCGACGAGTTGCGCGGCGAGTTGTCGATGGCCGATGCCATCGTGCTCGCAGGCGCGGCGGCGATCGAGAAGGCGGCGAAGGATGGCGGTTTCGACGTTTCGGTCGATGTCACCACCGGGCGCGGCGACGCCTCGCAGGAGCAGACCGATGCGGAGAGCTTCGAGCCGCTCGAGCCGTTTGCCGATGGCTTCCGCAACTACCTCAAGACCAAGGCCGACGTGAAGACGGAGGACATGCTGGTCGACAAGGCACACCTGCTTGGCCTCTCGATCCCCGAGATGACCGCACTGGTCGGCGGGATGCGCGCGCTTGGCGCGATCAGCAAACATGCCAAGCATGGCAACAGCATCGGCGTACTCACCGATCGGCCGGGCACGCTCAGCAACGACTTCTTCGTCAACCTGCTGTCGATGGACACAGAGTGGTCGGTGATCGACGATAGCGGCGACGAGGAATTCCAGGGCAGATGCCGCAAGACCGGCGCCGACAAGTGGACCGCGACACGCACCGATCTCGTGTTCGGTTCGAATTCGCAGCTCCGCGCAATCGCCGAAGTATTCGCCGAAAGCGGGGGCGAGCAGAAGTTCGTCGACACCTTCGTCAAGGCCTGGACCAAGGTGATGGATGCCGACCGGGCAGACATCGCCATGGCGAAATACCGTGGCTAA
- a CDS encoding Smr/MutS family protein, with amino-acid sequence MSIPRGLSDEEAAAWAKLAASVTPMEGRVRPPVKQAEPLKPVPARPARPSPKPAPPRPAPPPAPQAMQHDSGLDGHWDRRIKSGAIQPDFTLDLHGFSLDAAYDRLMSGLDQALAMDARVVLLIAGRSRPVDPADRAAKRGAIRAKILDWLAASRHENAITAIRRAHIRHGGEGALYLVLKRRR; translated from the coding sequence ATGAGCATTCCGCGGGGGCTGAGCGACGAGGAAGCTGCCGCCTGGGCCAAGCTTGCGGCCAGCGTCACTCCGATGGAGGGCCGAGTACGGCCACCTGTAAAGCAGGCCGAGCCGCTCAAGCCGGTGCCAGCCAGGCCCGCAAGACCAAGCCCAAAACCAGCACCGCCGAGACCAGCCCCGCCGCCCGCTCCGCAAGCGATGCAGCACGATTCCGGCCTCGATGGCCATTGGGATCGGCGGATCAAGTCGGGCGCGATCCAGCCTGACTTCACGCTCGACCTGCACGGTTTTTCGCTCGATGCAGCCTATGACCGCTTGATGAGCGGGCTCGACCAGGCGCTCGCGATGGACGCCCGCGTGGTGCTGCTGATCGCCGGGCGCTCGCGGCCCGTCGACCCTGCTGATCGCGCCGCGAAGCGTGGGGCGATCCGTGCCAAGATCCTCGACTGGCTTGCTGCCAGCCGCCACGAGAATGCGATCACCGCTATACGACGCGCCCATATCCGGCACGGCGGCGAGGGTGCGCTCTACCTCGTACTCAAGCGGCGACGCTAG
- the trpS gene encoding tryptophan--tRNA ligase: MRVVSGIQPTGNLHLGNYLGAIRNWVRMQDEMEPGSECLFFLADLHAISMPHEPAELYQGTLEMAAALVACGIDPSRSVLFNQAQVPAHAELQWLLGGTARMGWLNRMTQWKDKAGKNREGQSIALFTYPVLQAADVLLYQATHVPVGEDQKQHLELARDIAQKFNNDFCTEDAPVFTLPDPIVPPEAARIMSLRDGSAKMSKSDPSEMSRINLVDDADTIMRKIKKAKTDPEPLPSEIGGLEDRPEALNLVTIYAAVTGDCPDAVLAQFGGQGFGAFKPALGELLVETLAPISERFRELKQDREVLDAILARGAAKARDMGGSTLAATYKALGLVRG, encoded by the coding sequence ATGCGCGTCGTTTCCGGTATCCAGCCCACGGGCAATCTCCACCTCGGCAATTACCTGGGGGCGATCCGCAATTGGGTGCGCATGCAGGACGAGATGGAGCCGGGCAGCGAATGCCTGTTCTTCCTGGCCGACCTGCACGCGATTTCGATGCCGCACGAACCGGCCGAGCTCTATCAGGGCACTTTGGAAATGGCCGCCGCGCTGGTCGCCTGCGGGATCGATCCGTCGCGCTCGGTGCTGTTCAACCAGGCCCAGGTTCCAGCCCATGCTGAATTGCAATGGCTGCTGGGCGGTACGGCGCGAATGGGCTGGCTCAACCGCATGACGCAGTGGAAGGACAAGGCGGGCAAGAACCGCGAAGGTCAGTCGATTGCCCTGTTTACCTATCCGGTCCTCCAGGCCGCCGACGTGCTGCTCTACCAGGCGACGCATGTGCCGGTCGGCGAGGACCAGAAGCAGCATCTCGAACTGGCGCGCGACATCGCACAGAAATTCAACAACGATTTCTGCACCGAGGACGCGCCGGTCTTCACTTTGCCTGATCCGATCGTCCCGCCCGAAGCGGCGCGGATCATGAGTCTCCGCGACGGCAGCGCGAAGATGTCGAAATCCGATCCATCGGAGATGAGCCGCATCAATCTCGTCGACGATGCCGACACGATCATGCGCAAGATCAAGAAGGCAAAGACCGATCCCGAACCGCTCCCGAGCGAGATCGGCGGCCTGGAAGACCGGCCCGAGGCGCTCAACCTCGTCACGATCTATGCGGCGGTGACCGGTGACTGCCCTGACGCGGTCCTGGCGCAGTTCGGCGGACAGGGGTTCGGCGCGTTCAAGCCCGCGCTTGGCGAACTCCTGGTCGAGACGCTTGCACCCATTTCGGAGCGCTTCCGCGAGCTCAAGCAGGACCGCGAGGTACTCGATGCGATTCTCGCTCGCGGGGCAGCCAAGGCGCGAGATATGGGGGGGTCGACCCTCGCTGCCACATACAAGGCACTGGGTCTGGTACGCGGCTAG
- a CDS encoding Pr6Pr family membrane protein, which yields MQTTINDDRDGSALVAFALLFRFFTIWSNFAAGLVMGWIASGRHIPRAALFALATALTIVALVYWALLAADHHPVGLDWWTNLAFHGLIPAGVIGWWMVVTRHDAARWALLPFVMIAPVIYTMFALGYGELTGFYAYFFLDKSALGWGQLLANIAGLALFFMAMGAALMGIRSLVGRGPRPSVAA from the coding sequence TTGCAGACTACGATCAACGACGACCGCGACGGATCGGCGTTGGTCGCATTCGCACTCCTGTTCCGATTTTTCACCATCTGGAGCAATTTCGCCGCCGGTCTGGTGATGGGTTGGATCGCGTCGGGTCGCCACATTCCGCGGGCGGCGCTGTTTGCGCTCGCGACCGCGCTGACCATCGTCGCGCTGGTCTATTGGGCCCTGCTTGCGGCAGACCATCATCCCGTTGGGCTCGACTGGTGGACCAACCTTGCCTTTCATGGGCTGATCCCAGCCGGGGTGATCGGCTGGTGGATGGTCGTCACGCGGCATGATGCCGCTCGCTGGGCCTTGCTGCCTTTCGTGATGATCGCCCCGGTGATCTACACGATGTTTGCGCTCGGTTACGGCGAGTTGACCGGGTTCTACGCCTATTTCTTCCTCGACAAGAGCGCACTTGGCTGGGGCCAATTGCTGGCCAATATCGCCGGCCTGGCGCTGTTCTTCATGGCCATGGGCGCGGCGCTGATGGGCATCCGATCCCTCGTCGGGCGCGGACCCCGCCCTAGCGTCGCCGCTTGA
- the mltA gene encoding murein transglycosylase A, with product MIRHWPSEGLALAALFTLSACVRLVPESTPPTPVTPTPPSATSVESANFAGVVRGPSVGALGMTLGDAGTGLASFLESCPKLLTRADASGLTNGGDWKPACDAALTWPVGRATEFFVTHFETARVGDGSAFATGYFEPEIAGCRTRQPGCEQPVYSMPPELVRAWPDDMPEAERTGRPPLGRYDASGKFVSYYERSEIESGAIAGRGLEIAWAADPIEFFFLQIQGSGRLRTPTGEVIRIGYAGQNGREYVGIGAVMRQRGLIGPDTAYPTSMQGIMAWLRDNPTEADEILNLNKSWIFFRELKGDGPLGALGVPVRRESSVAADPKFVPLGAPVWLKMDRQEANGLWIAQDTGGAIKGANRFDTFWGAGEDARRIAGGMSARGEALVLVPKGTVARLEAQR from the coding sequence ATGATACGGCACTGGCCTTCGGAGGGGCTGGCGCTCGCGGCGCTGTTTACCCTGTCGGCATGCGTGCGGCTGGTGCCGGAGAGTACACCGCCGACACCTGTTACCCCGACCCCGCCGTCGGCGACCTCGGTCGAGAGCGCAAACTTCGCCGGAGTGGTCCGCGGGCCGAGCGTCGGTGCGCTCGGCATGACGCTCGGCGATGCTGGCACCGGCCTTGCGAGCTTCCTCGAATCCTGCCCCAAACTGCTGACCCGCGCTGATGCGAGCGGCCTGACCAACGGCGGCGACTGGAAGCCCGCCTGTGATGCCGCCCTGACCTGGCCGGTCGGCCGCGCCACCGAGTTCTTCGTGACGCATTTCGAGACCGCGCGGGTCGGCGATGGCTCGGCCTTCGCCACGGGCTATTTCGAGCCCGAGATTGCCGGCTGCAGGACCCGCCAGCCGGGCTGCGAGCAACCGGTCTATTCCATGCCACCCGAACTGGTGCGCGCGTGGCCCGACGACATGCCCGAGGCCGAGCGTACCGGGCGCCCGCCGCTCGGTCGTTACGATGCGAGCGGGAAGTTCGTTTCCTATTACGAGCGTTCTGAGATCGAGAGCGGTGCGATCGCCGGGCGCGGTCTCGAGATCGCCTGGGCGGCCGATCCGATCGAATTCTTCTTCCTCCAGATCCAGGGTTCGGGCCGCCTGCGCACGCCGACGGGCGAGGTGATCCGGATCGGCTATGCCGGGCAGAACGGGCGCGAGTATGTCGGTATAGGCGCGGTCATGCGCCAGCGCGGCCTGATCGGGCCGGATACGGCCTATCCCACTTCGATGCAGGGGATCATGGCGTGGCTGCGCGACAATCCGACCGAGGCGGATGAGATCCTCAATCTCAACAAGAGCTGGATTTTCTTCCGGGAGCTGAAAGGCGACGGCCCACTTGGTGCGCTTGGCGTGCCGGTGCGCCGTGAAAGCTCGGTCGCCGCCGATCCCAAGTTCGTGCCGCTCGGCGCGCCGGTCTGGCTCAAGATGGATCGCCAGGAAGCGAACGGCTTGTGGATTGCGCAGGACACCGGTGGTGCGATCAAGGGTGCCAACCGGTTCGACACCTTCTGGGGCGCGGGCGAAGATGCGCGCCGGATCGCGGGCGGGATGAGCGCGCGCGGCGAAGCATTAGTGCTTGTGCCAAAGGGGACGGTTGCCCGCCTCGAAGCGCAGCGATGA
- a CDS encoding DUF4136 domain-containing protein codes for MKFSIKDTSRALKLASVPLVLASLAACATPFKADVSRFQSQMPAPQGESFAVVADDPALAGGLEFAQYADFVEAQMERLGYAEAASPESATLLVRLDYGVDKGRERVRTTNTGFYDPFWDPWYRYRSPFYHSRYYSRFRPSGYWGYGFYDPWFGGPEVRSYTVYTSGVDMKIDRASTGERLFEGKAEAVSTSNRLQYLVPNLVEAMFTDFPGNSGETVRITIKPEKENTVRRIN; via the coding sequence ATGAAATTCTCGATCAAAGACACTTCCCGCGCGCTCAAGCTCGCCAGCGTGCCGCTCGTGCTCGCCAGCCTTGCTGCATGTGCCACGCCGTTCAAGGCGGACGTGTCGCGCTTCCAGTCGCAGATGCCGGCGCCGCAGGGCGAGAGCTTTGCCGTTGTGGCCGATGATCCGGCGCTCGCCGGCGGGCTCGAATTCGCGCAATATGCCGACTTCGTCGAAGCGCAGATGGAGCGCCTGGGCTATGCCGAGGCCGCGTCGCCCGAAAGCGCCACGCTGCTGGTGCGGCTCGACTACGGTGTCGACAAGGGCCGCGAGCGAGTTCGCACGACCAACACCGGATTCTACGACCCGTTCTGGGATCCATGGTACCGCTATCGCAGCCCGTTCTATCACTCGCGCTATTACTCGCGTTTCCGCCCGAGCGGTTACTGGGGCTACGGCTTCTACGATCCGTGGTTCGGCGGCCCCGAGGTGCGCAGCTATACCGTGTACACCAGCGGTGTGGACATGAAGATCGATCGCGCTTCGACCGGCGAACGCCTGTTCGAAGGCAAGGCCGAAGCGGTTTCGACCTCGAACCGGCTGCAGTATCTGGTTCCAAACCTGGTCGAGGCGATGTTCACCGACTTCCCGGGCAATTCGGGCGAGACCGTGCGCATCACGATCAAGCCGGAGAAGGAAAATACGGTCCGCCGTATCAACTGA
- a CDS encoding Tim44/TimA family putative adaptor protein — MIVEIVILAMIAAFLGLRLYSVLGQRAEHEEEVIPKRFDAPDSSTPEAQPTAAVAQPARNVMPRLEGAVPAVERGVREIAAADARFDIINFLEGAKGAYGMVLEAFWNGDKATLKELCDDDVYASFSAAIDGRESAGHTLENKLIRIEETRIHSAGLDGRIARVAVLFIADIAAVTRDKDGNVIAGSLDDAVESRDIWTFSRNIDAAGPDWLLDETDEG, encoded by the coding sequence GTGATAGTTGAAATTGTCATCCTCGCCATGATCGCAGCCTTTCTCGGGCTGAGGCTCTATTCTGTGCTGGGCCAGCGGGCCGAGCACGAAGAGGAAGTCATACCCAAGCGTTTCGACGCTCCCGACAGCTCGACTCCAGAGGCACAGCCGACGGCCGCAGTCGCCCAACCGGCTCGTAACGTGATGCCGCGACTCGAAGGAGCGGTACCGGCGGTCGAGCGCGGGGTGCGCGAAATTGCTGCTGCCGATGCGCGGTTCGACATCATCAACTTCCTCGAAGGCGCCAAGGGTGCCTACGGCATGGTGCTCGAAGCCTTCTGGAACGGCGACAAGGCGACGCTGAAGGAATTGTGCGACGATGACGTCTACGCCAGTTTCTCGGCTGCGATCGACGGGCGCGAGTCGGCAGGCCACACGCTCGAGAACAAGCTGATCCGGATCGAAGAGACCCGCATCCACTCGGCCGGTCTCGATGGTCGCATCGCGCGGGTCGCGGTATTATTCATCGCCGATATTGCCGCGGTGACGCGCGACAAGGATGGCAATGTCATCGCCGGCTCGCTCGACGACGCCGTTGAAAGCCGCGACATCTGGACGTTCTCGCGCAATATCGATGCAGCCGGTCCCGACTGGCTGCTCGACGAGACCGACGAAGGCTAA
- a CDS encoding winged helix-turn-helix domain-containing protein: protein MDLQPTVLHFAEFELDLANRQLRRGAEVVELGNRYFDALALLAAHPGELISKDRFMGEVWRGIPVTDEALTQCIRSLRRSLGDTPGSPRFIQTVPKHGYRFVAAVKDHAAEEAANEVDDLASTGGRIAGAATMGGAAAGAIGGVFYGIMATQGGFGSIATVVILTIALAVLGASAIGVGMGAAAAWRGPGYLALTLGGGAGGLAVGALGQVLAQSGISAVTGIELSSVTGMGEGAALGVAAGLMTAAACRLAWGRMTHVLATALFGAGVGAAVVLSGGKLFGRSLAEIEASFPASRIAVGELGPLFGEDSFYMFSQLGTAMMEGALYVTCISWAVQRVLRHSR, encoded by the coding sequence ATGGACCTGCAGCCCACCGTGTTGCATTTTGCCGAGTTCGAGCTCGATCTGGCCAACCGCCAGCTGCGGCGCGGAGCCGAAGTCGTGGAGCTGGGCAACCGCTATTTCGATGCGCTTGCATTGCTTGCCGCCCATCCGGGGGAACTCATTTCCAAGGATCGCTTCATGGGCGAGGTATGGCGCGGCATCCCGGTGACCGACGAAGCTCTGACCCAGTGCATTCGCAGCTTGAGAAGGTCCTTGGGCGACACGCCGGGCAGCCCCCGCTTCATCCAGACAGTGCCCAAGCACGGCTACCGGTTCGTAGCCGCGGTAAAGGACCACGCGGCGGAGGAGGCTGCCAACGAGGTCGACGATCTTGCGTCGACCGGCGGTCGTATCGCGGGTGCTGCAACTATGGGCGGAGCCGCTGCCGGGGCAATCGGCGGGGTGTTTTACGGCATAATGGCGACCCAGGGTGGGTTCGGGTCGATCGCGACCGTCGTCATCCTGACGATTGCGCTCGCTGTTCTGGGCGCTTCTGCCATCGGGGTCGGCATGGGCGCAGCCGCCGCCTGGCGCGGCCCAGGTTACCTGGCATTGACGCTGGGCGGAGGTGCCGGCGGGCTTGCCGTAGGCGCGCTGGGTCAGGTGCTCGCACAGTCCGGCATTTCGGCCGTGACCGGGATCGAGTTGTCGTCGGTAACCGGCATGGGTGAAGGCGCAGCACTGGGGGTTGCCGCGGGGTTGATGACGGCTGCGGCGTGCAGGCTGGCATGGGGCCGCATGACGCATGTCCTCGCGACCGCACTGTTCGGTGCCGGGGTGGGCGCCGCAGTGGTTCTGTCGGGTGGGAAGCTGTTCGGCCGCAGCCTTGCCGAGATCGAGGCGAGCTTTCCCGCATCGCGGATCGCGGTGGGAGAACTGGGCCCGCTGTTCGGCGAGGATAGCTTCTACATGTTCAGCCAGCTCGGCACGGCGATGATGGAGGGCGCGCTTTACGTCACCTGCATCAGTTGGGCAGTGCAGCGCGTCCTGAGGCATTCCCGATAA